From the genome of Labrus bergylta chromosome 4, fLabBer1.1, whole genome shotgun sequence, one region includes:
- the LOC109993911 gene encoding major facilitator superfamily domain-containing protein 12, giving the protein MSDMQRSLPALGRLSYALGHFLNDLCASMWFTYLLVFYHSVLGFQNSYAGVLLLVGQIADAICTPLVGYESDRTPGCGNYGKRKTWHLVGTVSVMLSFAFVFNQCLGCDSLTPQWVSLTYFVPFIVVFQFGWAATQISHLSLIPELVTCEHAKVELTAYRYAFTVIANITVYALAYLLFHVQARGGDDPLSDALGPEDIPVFRNLALIVLGIGAVFSLFFHLGTKERRPVVEGGREDECERKRTEEEEEEKGERMPLLLRPKNKSLLLQWKCWLKQPAFYQVALLYMSTRLIVNLSQTYISMYLINTLGLPKKFIATIPLVMFLSGFMSSFIMKPLSKLIGKCLTYFVGLLLILAFSSWVLLDDKMGQRVYGAAVLLGMGSATILVISLAMTAELISNQTQSGAFVYGAMSFTDKLANGVAVMIIQALHPCHTVICCPACVWFYHYIMVIVTGGVAIIATLALCSILIWPIKIRLRDLPDISEEGPRIN; this is encoded by the exons ATGTCGGACATGCAGAGATCACTACCTGCCCTGGGAAGGCTCAGTTATGCGCTGGGACACTTTCTGAATGACCTGTGTGCGTCCATGTGGTTCACTTACCTACTGGTCTTCTACCACTCAGTACTGGGTTTCCAAAACTCGTATGCAG gtgtgctgctgctggttgGGCAGATAGCTGATGCCATCTGTACGCCTCTTGTTGGCTACGAGTCTGACCGAACCCCTGGCTGTGGCAACTACGGCAAGAGAAAAACATGGCATTTAGTTG GTACAGTAAGCGTAATGCTGTCCTTTGCGTTCGTCTTCAACCAGTGTCTGGGCTGTGACTCCCTCACCCCTCAGTGGGTCAGTTTGACCTACTTTGTCCCGTTCATCGTCGTCTTTCAGTTCGGCTGGGCTGCCACTCAGATCTCCCACCTGTCTCTTATTCCAGAGCTCGTCACCTGTGAACACGCTAAAGTAGAACTAACTGCATACAG GTATGCGTTCACAGTTATAGCCAACATCACAGTGTATGCTTTGGCTTACCTGCTGTTCCATGTCCAGGCCAGAGGGGGTGATGACCCACTCAGTGATGCACTCGGACCAGAAGATATTCCTGTCTTTAGG AATCTGGCATTGATTGTGCTCGGCATCGGTGCcgtcttctctcttttcttccaccTCGGGACCAAAGAGCGAAGGCCTGTAGTGGAAGGTGGCAGGGAAGATGAGtgtgagaggaagaggacagaggaggaagaagaagagaagggggAGCGGATGCCCTTACTTTTACGTCCTAAGAACAAATCACTTCTCCTGCAATGGAAATGTTGGTTGAAGCAGCCTGCTTTTTACCAG gtgGCCTTACTCTACATGTCCACCAGGTTAATAGTCAATCTCTCTCAGACCTACATCTCAATGTATCTCATCAACACTCTGGGGCTGCCCAAG AAGTTCATTGCAACAATCCCATTAGTGATGTTCCTGAGTGGCTTCATGTCCTCCTTCATTATGAAGCCTCTCAGTAAACTCATCGGAAAATGT CTCACCTACTTTGTGGGTCTGCTGCTGATCCTGGCCTTCTCCTCGTGGGTGCTGTTGGATGACAAGATGGGTCAGCGCGTGTACGGGGCAGCTGTTCTGCTCGGGATGGGGTCAGCCACAATCCTGGTCATATCCCTAGCCATGACGGCCGAACTTATTTCTAACCAGAcg CAAAGCGGGGCGTTTGTTTATGGAGCCATGAGCTTCACTGATAAACTTGCTAACGGAGTGGCTGTGATGATCATTCAGGCCCTGCATCCTTGCCA taCTGTAATCTGTTGTCCTGCATGCGTGTGGTTCTATCACTACATCATGGTCATAGTAACAGGAGGTGTGGCCATCATTGCAACTCTGGCGCTCTGCTCCATCCTCATCTGGCCAATCAAGATCCGACTAC GAGATCTGCCAGACATTTCAGAGGAAGGACCCAGAATAAACTAA